One Brassica napus cultivar Da-Ae unplaced genomic scaffold, Da-Ae ScsIHWf_2976;HRSCAF=3762, whole genome shotgun sequence DNA window includes the following coding sequences:
- the LOC125602775 gene encoding protein Ycf2-like: MKGHQFKSWIFELREIVREIKNSHYFLDSWTQINSVGSFIHIFFHQERFRKLLDPRIFSILLLRNSQGSTSNRYFTIKGVVLFVVAALLYRINNRNMVESKNLYLKGLLPIPMNSIGPRNDTSEESFGSSNINRLIVSLLYFTKGKKISESCFRDPKESTRVLPITKKCIMPESNWSSRWWRNWIGKKRDFCCKISNETVAGIDISFKEKDIKYLEFLFVYYMDDPIRKGHDWELFDRLSPNKRRNIINLNSGQLFEILVKDWICYLMFAFREKIPIEVEGFFKQQGAGSTIQSNDIEHVSHLFSRNKRAISLQNCAQFHMWQFHQDLFVSWGKNPHESDFLRKISRENWIWLDNVWLVNKDRFFSKVRNVSSNIQYDSTRSSFVQVTDSSQLNGSSDQFIDPFDSISNEDSEYHYHTLINQREIQQLKERSILWDPSFIQTEGREIESDRFPKYLSGYSSMPRLFTEREKRMNNHLLPEESEEFFWNSTRAIRSFFSDRWSELHLGSNPTERSTRDQKLLKKEQDVSFVPSRRSENKEIVNIFKIITYLQNTVSIHPISSDLGCDTVPKDELDMDSSNKISFLNKNPFFYLFHLFHERKRGGYTLRHDFESEERFQEMADLFTLSITEPDLVYHKGFAFSIDSYGLDQRQFLKEVFNSRDELKKKSLLVLPPIFYEENESFYRRIRKNWVRISCGNFFEDPKPKRVVFASNNIMEAVNQYRLIRNLIQIQFQYSPYGYIRNVLNRFFLMKRPDRNFEYGIQRDLIGNDTLNHRTIMKDTINQHLSNLKKSQKKWFDPLIFLSRTERSINRDPNAYRYKWSNGSKNFQEHLKHFVSERKSRFQVVFDRLCINQYSIDWSEVIDKKDLSKSLRFFLSKLLRFLSKLLLFLSNSLPFFFVSFENIPIHRSEIHIYELKGPNDQPCNQLLESIGLQIVHFKN; the protein is encoded by the coding sequence ATGAAAGGACATCAATTCAAATCCTGGATTTTCGAATTGAGAGAAATAGTGAGAGAGATCAAGAATTCTCACTATTTCTTAGATTCATGGACCCAAATCAATTCAGTGGGATCtttcattcatatttttttccacCAAGAACGTTTTAGAAAACTCTTGGACCCTCGAATTTTTAGTATCCTACTTTTGCGCAATTCACAGGGTTCAACAAGCAATCGATATTTCACGATCAAGGGTGTAGTACTATTTGTAGTAGCGGCCCTTCTATATCGTATTAACAATCGAAATATGGTCGAAAGCAAAAATCTCTATTTGAAAGGGCTTCTTCCTATACCTATGAATTCCATTGGACCCAGAAATGATACATCGGAAGAATCTTTTGGGTCTTCCAATATCAATAGGTTGATTGTTTCGCTCCTGTAttttacaaaaggaaaaaagatcTCTGAGAGCTGTTTCCGGGATCCGAAAGAGAGTACTCGGGTTCTCCCAATAACTAAAAAGTGTATCATGCCTGAATCTAACTGGAGTTCGCGGTGGTGGAGGAACTGGATCGGAAAAAAGAGggatttttgttgtaagatATCTAATGAAACCGTCGCTGGAATTGATATCTCATTTAAAgagaaagatatcaaatatctggagtttctttttgtatattatatggaTGATCCGATCCGCAAGGGCCATGATTGGGAATTGTTTGATCGTCTTTCTCCGAATAAGAGGCGAAACATAATCAACTTGAATTCGGGACAGCTATTCGAAATCTTAGTGAAAGACTGGATTTGTTATCTCATGTTTGCTTTTCGTGAAAAAATACCAATTGAAGTGGAGGGTTTCTTCAAACAACAAGGAGCTGGGTCAACTATTCAATCAAATGATATTGAGCATGTTTCCCATCTCTTCTCGAGAAACAAGCGGGCTATTTCTTTGCAAAATTGTGCTCAATTTCATATGTGGCAATTCCACCAAGATCTCTTCGTTAGTTGGGGGAAGAATCCGCACGAATCGGATTTTTTGAGGAAAATATCGAGAGAGAATTGGATTTGGTTAGACAATGTGTGGTTGGTAAACAAGGATAGATTTTTTAGCAAGGTACGAAATGTATCGTCAAATATTCAATATGATTCTACAAGATCTAGTTTCGTTCAAGTAACGGATTCTAGCCAATTGAACGGATCTTCTGATCAATTCATAGATCCTTTCGATTCCATTAGTAATGAGGATTCGGAATATCACTATCACACATTGATCAATCAAAGAGAGATTCAACAACTAAAAGAAAGATCGATTCTTTGGGATCCTTCCTTTATTCAAACGGAAGGAAGAGAGATAGAATCAGACCGATTCCCTAAATACCTTTCTGGATATTCCTCAATGCCCCGGCTATTCACGGAACGTGAAAAGCGAATGAATAATCATCTGCTTCCGGAAGAAAGCgaagaatttttttggaattctacAAGAGCCATTCGTTCTTTTTTCTCTGACAGATGGTCAGAACTTCATCTGGGTTCGAATCCTACTGAGAGGTCCACTAGGGATCAGAAATTGTTGAAGAAAGAACAAGATGTTTCTTTTGTCCCTTCCAGGCGatcggaaaataaagaaatagttaatatattcaAGATAATTACGTATTTACAAAATACCGTCTCAATTCATCCTATTTCATCAGATCTGGGATGTGATACGGTTCCGAAGGATGAACTGGATATGGACAGTTCCAATAAGATTTCATTCTTGaacaaaaatccatttttttatttatttcatctaTTCCATGAACGGAAGAGGGGGGGATACACGTTACGCCACGATTTTGAGTCAGAAGAGAGATTTCAAGAAATGGCAGATCTATTCACTCTATCAATAACCGAGCCGGATCTGGTGTATCATAAGGGATTTGCCTTTTCTATTGATTCCTACGGATTGGATCAAAGACAATTCTTGAAGGAGGTTTTCAACTCCAGGgatgaattgaaaaagaaatctTTATTGGTTCTACCTCctattttttatgaagaaaatgaatcttTTTATCGAAGGATCAGAAAAAATTGGGTCCGGATCTCCTGCGGGAATTTTTTTGaagatccaaaaccaaaaagagtGGTATTTGCTAGCAACAACATAATGGAGGCAGTCAATCAATATAGATTGATCCGAAATCTGATTCAAATCCAATTCCAATATAGTCCCTATGGGTACATAAGAAATGTATTGAAtcgattctttttaatgaagagACCTGATCGCAACTTCGAATATGGAATTCAAAGGGATCTAATAGGAAATGATACTCTGAATCATAGAACTATAATGAAAGATACGATCAACCAACAtttatcgaatttgaaaaagagtcagaagaaatggttcgatcctcttatttttctttctcgaaCCGAGAGATCCATAAATCGGGATCCTAATGCATATAGATACAAATGGTCCAATGGGAGCAAGAATTTCCAGGAGCATTTGAAACATTTCGTTTCTGAGCGGAAGAGCCGTTTTCAAGTAGTGTTCGATCGATTATGTATTAATCAATATTCGATTGATTGGTCTGAGgttattgataaaaaagattTGTCTAAGTCACTTCGTTTCTTTTTGTCCAAGTTACTTCGTTTTTTGTCCAAGTTACTTCTCTTTTTGTCTAACTCacttccttttttctttgtgaGTTTCGAGAATATCCCCATTCATAGGTCTGAGATCCACATCTATGAATTGAAAGGTCCGAACGATCAACCCTGCAATCAGTTGTTAGAATCAATAGGTCTTCAAAtcgttcattttaaaaattga
- the LOC125602777 gene encoding protein Ycf2-like, translated as MIDSFHTRKNRRKSFDNTDSYFSIVSHDQDNWLNPVKPFQRSSLISSFSKANRLRFLNNPHHFCFYCNKRFPFYVEKARLNNSDFTYGQFLTILFIHNKIFSSCGGKKKHAFLERDTISPSSIESQVSNIFISNDFPQSGDERYNLYKSFHFPIRSDPLVRRAIYSIADISGTPLIEGQRVNLERTYCQTLSDMNLSDSEEKSLHQYLNFNSNVGLIHTPCSEKYLQRKKRSLCLKKCVDKGQMDRTFQRDSAFSTLSKWNLFQTYMPWFFTSTGYKYLNLIFLDIFSDLLRILSSSQNLYPFFMILCMD; from the coding sequence ATGATTGACTCATTCCATACTAGAAAGAATCGCAGGAAATCTTTTGATAACACGGATTCCTATTTCTCAATCGTATCCCACGATCAAGACAATTGGCTGAATCCCGTGAAACCATTTCAGAGAAGTTCAttgatatcttctttttctaaagCAAATCGACTTCGATTCTTGAATAATCCACATCACTTCTGCTTCTATTGTAACAAAAGATTCCCTTTTTATGTGGAAAAGGCCCGTCTCAATAATTCTGATTTTACGTATGGACAATTCCTCACTATCTTGTTCAttcacaacaaaatattttcttcgtgtggtggtaaaaaaaaacatgctttTTTGGAGAGAGATACTATTTCACCTTCGTCAATCGAGTCACAGGTATCTAACATATTCATATCTAACGATTTTCCACAAAGTGGTGACGAAAGGTATAACTTGTACAAATCTTTCCATTTTCCAATTCGATCCGATCCATTAGTTCGTAGAGCTATTTACTCGATTGCAGACATTTCTGGAACACCTCTAATAGAGGGACAAAGAGTAAATTTGGAAAGAACGTATTGTCAAACTCTTTCAGATATGAATCTATCCGATTCAGAAGAGAAGAGCTTGCATCAGTATCTCAATTTCAATTCAAACGTGGGTTTGATTCACACTCCATGTTCTGAGAAATATTTACAGAGGAAAAAACGGAGTCTTTGCCTAAAAAAATGCGTTGACAAAGGGCAGATGGATAGAACCTTTCAACGAGATAGTGCTTTTTCAACTCTCTCAAAATGGAATCTATTCCAAACATATATGCCATGGTTCTTTACTTCGACAGGGtacaaatatctaaatttgatatttttagatattttttcagACCTATTGCGGATACTAAGTAGCAGTCAAAATTTGTATCCATTTTTCATGATATTATGTATGGATTAG
- the LOC125602778 gene encoding protein Ycf2-like, which produces MKGHQFKSWIFELREIVREIKNSHYFLDSWTQINSVGSFIHIFFHQERFRKLLDPRIFSILLLRNSQGSTSNRYFTIKGVVLFVVAALLYRINNRNMVESKNLYLKGLLPIPMNSIGPRNDTSEESFGSSNINRLIVSLLYFTKGKKISESCFRDPKESTRVLPITKKCIMPESNWSSRWWRNWIGKKRDFCCKISNETVAGIDISFKEKDIKYLEFLFVYYMDDPIRKGHDWELFDRLSPNKRRNIINLNSGQLFEILVKDWICYLMFAFREKIPIEVEGFFKQQGAGSTIQSNDIEHVSHLFSRNKRAISLQNCAQFHMWQFHQDLFVSWGKNPHESDFLRKISRENWIWLDNVWLVNKDRFFSKVRNVSSNIQYDSTRSSFVQVTDSSQLNGSSDQFIDPFDSISNEDSEYHYHTLINQREIQQLKERSILWDPSFIQTEGREIESDRFPKYLSGYSSMPRLFTEREKRMNNHLLPEESEEFFWNSTRAIRSFSLTDGQNFIWVRILLRGPLGIRNC; this is translated from the coding sequence ATGAAAGGACATCAATTCAAATCCTGGATTTTCGAATTGAGAGAAATAGTGAGAGAGATCAAGAATTCTCACTATTTCTTAGATTCATGGACCCAAATCAATTCAGTGGGATCtttcattcatatttttttccacCAAGAACGTTTTAGAAAACTCTTGGACCCTCGAATTTTTAGTATCCTACTTTTGCGCAATTCACAGGGTTCAACAAGCAATCGATATTTCACGATCAAGGGTGTAGTACTATTTGTAGTAGCGGCCCTTCTATATCGTATTAACAATCGAAATATGGTCGAAAGCAAAAATCTCTATTTGAAAGGGCTTCTTCCTATACCTATGAATTCCATTGGACCCAGAAATGATACATCGGAAGAATCTTTTGGGTCTTCCAATATCAATAGGTTGATTGTTTCGCTCCTGTAttttacaaaaggaaaaaagatcTCTGAGAGCTGTTTCCGGGATCCGAAAGAGAGTACTCGGGTTCTCCCAATAACTAAAAAGTGTATCATGCCTGAATCTAACTGGAGTTCGCGGTGGTGGAGGAACTGGATCGGAAAAAAGAGggatttttgttgtaagatATCTAATGAAACCGTCGCTGGAATTGATATCTCATTTAAAgagaaagatatcaaatatctggagtttctttttgtatattatatggaTGATCCGATCCGCAAGGGCCATGATTGGGAATTGTTTGATCGTCTTTCTCCGAATAAGAGGCGAAACATAATCAACTTGAATTCGGGACAGCTATTCGAAATCTTAGTGAAAGACTGGATTTGTTATCTCATGTTTGCTTTTCGTGAAAAAATACCAATTGAAGTGGAGGGTTTCTTCAAACAACAAGGAGCTGGGTCAACTATTCAATCAAATGATATTGAGCATGTTTCCCATCTCTTCTCGAGAAACAAGCGGGCTATTTCTTTGCAAAATTGTGCTCAATTTCATATGTGGCAATTCCACCAAGATCTCTTCGTTAGTTGGGGGAAGAATCCGCACGAATCGGATTTTTTGAGGAAAATATCGAGAGAGAATTGGATTTGGTTAGACAATGTGTGGTTGGTAAACAAGGATAGATTTTTTAGCAAGGTACGAAATGTATCGTCAAATATTCAATATGATTCTACAAGATCTAGTTTCGTTCAAGTAACGGATTCTAGCCAATTGAACGGATCTTCTGATCAATTCATAGATCCTTTCGATTCCATTAGTAATGAGGATTCGGAATATCACTATCACACATTGATCAATCAAAGAGAGATTCAACAACTAAAAGAAAGATCGATTCTTTGGGATCCTTCCTTTATTCAAACGGAAGGAAGAGAGATAGAATCAGACCGATTCCCTAAATACCTTTCTGGATATTCCTCAATGCCCCGGCTATTCACGGAACGTGAAAAGCGAATGAATAATCATCTGCTTCCGGAAGAAAGCgaagaatttttttggaattctacAAGAGCCATTCGTTCTTTTTCTCTGACAGATGGTCAGAACTTCATCTGGGTTCGAATCCTACTGAGAGGTCCACTAGGGATCAGAAATTGTTGA